A stretch of the Polaribacter pacificus genome encodes the following:
- a CDS encoding DUF2911 domain-containing protein yields the protein MKKNVLVIALFAIAALFSNETTAQKFSTLDKSPMDVASFPTSYKISDKIVKITYSRPQLSGRSLEALAPKGKLWRTGANEAAEVVFYKDVTFGGKSVKAGRYTMFTIPNDNEWTIILSTAENVWGAYFYKESEDVVKVKAKVSSSIAPIEAFSMTFDDNMNLYMGWEYTVVKVTIK from the coding sequence ATGAAAAAAAATGTTTTAGTCATTGCTCTTTTTGCAATTGCAGCCTTGTTTTCTAATGAAACTACTGCTCAAAAATTTTCAACATTGGACAAGAGCCCAATGGATGTAGCTTCTTTCCCAACGAGCTATAAAATTTCTGATAAAATTGTAAAAATCACCTATAGCCGACCACAGTTAAGCGGAAGGTCTTTAGAGGCTTTAGCACCAAAAGGAAAACTATGGAGAACTGGAGCCAATGAAGCTGCAGAAGTTGTTTTTTATAAGGATGTAACCTTTGGTGGTAAATCAGTTAAAGCAGGAAGATATACCATGTTTACGATTCCTAATGATAATGAATGGACGATTATTTTAAGCACTGCTGAGAATGTTTGGGGAGCGTACTTTTATAAAGAAAGTGAAGATGTTGTTAAGGTAAAAGCAAAAGTATCTTCTAGTATTGCACCAATAGAGGCTTTCTCTATGACCTTTGACGATAATATGAACCTATACATGGGCTGGGAGTATACAGTTGTAAAAGTTACAATTAAATAA
- a CDS encoding DUF2911 domain-containing protein: protein MKKNVLIIAFLAIAGLFSTEATAQKFENKLDKSPADIALYKTKADGVIAKVIYGRPQLKGRSLSKLAPAGKVWRLGANEATEIQFFKDVTFGGKSVKAGTYTMFAIPGANQWTIILNKATNVWGAFSYKQSQDVVRVIAKVSNNSKTLEALEIVFSNSGDMYIGWANTVVTVPVK, encoded by the coding sequence ATGAAAAAAAATGTTTTAATCATTGCTTTTTTAGCAATCGCAGGCTTGTTTTCTACAGAAGCAACCGCACAGAAATTTGAAAATAAACTTGATAAGAGTCCAGCAGATATTGCCTTGTACAAAACAAAAGCAGATGGAGTAATTGCAAAAGTAATCTATGGAAGACCACAATTAAAAGGGAGAAGTCTTTCTAAGTTGGCGCCTGCAGGAAAAGTATGGAGATTAGGAGCCAATGAGGCGACTGAAATCCAATTTTTTAAAGACGTTACTTTTGGTGGAAAATCAGTAAAAGCAGGTACGTATACAATGTTTGCAATTCCTGGAGCAAATCAATGGACCATCATCTTAAATAAAGCTACCAATGTTTGGGGTGCTTTTTCTTATAAACAAAGTCAAGATGTTGTAAGAGTAATTGCAAAAGTTTCTAACAACAGCAAGACTCTTGAAGCATTAGAGATCGTATTTTCTAATTCAGGAGATATGTATATTGGATGGGCAAATACAGTAGTAACTGTTCCAGTAAAATAA
- a CDS encoding DMT family transporter translates to MKNNLVKAHLALLGANLIYGANYIIAKGIMPTKIGPSGFIFLRIVGAGILFWIIKSFIKERIEKKHFPRLILCGLLGVAANQLLFFHGLNLTSPIDASIIITAIPIVVLVFSALLLKEKITRNKLLGISIGGVGAVLLVWFGNNTEGTSSLLGNILVFLNACSYGLYLVLVKPLMKSYNSLTVISWVFLFGFLFMLPFGIPDILQTNFEAFTAQTYAAILFVVVGTTFLAYLFNIYALNYVSPSVNGSYVYLQPVVSFLMVSLYAFVLGKTEYAQDIHPIKIVCCLLVVLGVYLISKKPKHQA, encoded by the coding sequence GTGAAAAATAATCTTGTAAAAGCGCATTTAGCCTTATTGGGCGCCAACCTAATTTACGGAGCAAATTATATTATTGCCAAAGGGATAATGCCTACTAAAATTGGTCCTTCTGGATTTATTTTTTTACGGATTGTTGGTGCTGGAATTTTATTCTGGATTATCAAGTCATTTATCAAAGAACGCATAGAAAAAAAGCATTTTCCTCGATTAATTTTATGTGGATTGTTAGGAGTAGCTGCCAATCAATTGCTGTTTTTTCACGGATTAAATTTAACCTCACCAATTGATGCTTCTATCATTATTACCGCAATCCCGATTGTTGTTTTAGTTTTTAGCGCCTTGCTTTTAAAAGAAAAAATTACCAGAAACAAACTGCTAGGGATTTCTATTGGAGGGGTCGGAGCTGTTTTGTTGGTTTGGTTTGGAAACAATACAGAGGGCACTAGTTCTTTGCTTGGAAACATCTTGGTCTTTTTAAACGCCTGCTCGTATGGACTGTACCTTGTGCTGGTAAAACCTTTGATGAAAAGCTACAATTCACTTACTGTAATTAGCTGGGTATTTCTCTTTGGTTTCTTGTTTATGCTTCCTTTTGGGATTCCAGACATACTACAAACAAATTTTGAGGCCTTTACTGCTCAAACTTATGCAGCCATCCTTTTTGTAGTGGTCGGAACCACCTTTTTAGCCTACTTGTTTAATATTTATGCCTTAAATTATGTGTCGCCTTCTGTCAATGGAAGCTATGTGTATTTACAGCCTGTAGTTAGCTTTCTTATGGTAAGCTTGTATGCATTTGTCTTGGGTAAAACAGAATACGCACAAGACATACATCCCATAAAAATTGTCTGCTGTCTGCTGGTGGTTTTAGGGGTCTATTTAATTAGCAAAAAACCAAAACATCAGGCATAA